A single region of the Anaerolineales bacterium genome encodes:
- a CDS encoding ParA family protein, translated as MVISVANQKGGVAKTTTAINLAAGLAIMGYKVLLIDADPQTNTTQVFIHPDIEIDLEKTLYQVILKFAPLTSVIHPTQVNNLSLVPSHLRLSSADLELAQALDNRSARLKQAIDEMRHVFDYIIIDNPPSLGLVTMNSFTASDRILIPVSTAYFALTGLDQLKETIGMVKQTRLNPDLRILGVLCTFCEETNVSRDVENQLRRYFGDSVFETTIPKNVKLEEAHSNHTHIFDFAPKSTGAKAYSALVQEVIARQ; from the coding sequence ATGGTCATCTCTGTTGCAAACCAGAAGGGCGGTGTAGCGAAAACAACCACTGCCATTAACCTTGCTGCTGGTTTAGCCATTATGGGTTATAAAGTGTTGTTGATTGATGCCGATCCGCAAACGAATACAACCCAAGTCTTTATTCATCCTGATATTGAGATAGACCTCGAAAAAACGCTCTATCAGGTCATCTTGAAGTTCGCTCCCCTTACATCTGTTATTCACCCTACCCAAGTCAATAATTTGTCGCTTGTCCCCTCTCATTTACGGCTTTCTAGTGCTGATTTAGAGTTGGCACAAGCTCTTGATAATCGTAGCGCACGTCTCAAGCAAGCTATTGATGAGATGAGACATGTGTTTGATTACATCATCATCGACAATCCCCCTTCACTTGGTTTAGTAACAATGAACTCCTTTACTGCCAGTGATCGTATCCTCATTCCCGTCTCTACTGCCTATTTTGCACTCACTGGTCTTGACCAACTCAAAGAGACGATTGGGATGGTCAAACAGACACGCCTAAACCCTGATTTAAGGATACTTGGGGTTCTTTGCACATTCTGTGAGGAAACCAACGTTTCGAGAGATGTTGAGAATCAACTTCGCCGTTACTTTGGCGACTCGGTGTTTGAAACTACCATCCCTAAGAATGTCAAACTTGAGGAAGCTCACTCTAACCATACCCATATCTTCGATTTTGCTCCCAAAAGTACAGGGGCAAAGGCTTACTCTGCCCTTGTCCAAGAGGTAATTGCTCGACAATGA
- a CDS encoding CopG family transcriptional regulator translates to MTQFVTKTSTPPTTAQTFIKVHLSPSLKQQLQELAKERTVSLSSLMRIIATEYIKAKR, encoded by the coding sequence TTGACCCAGTTTGTGACCAAAACCAGCACCCCCCCAACCACTGCTCAAACCTTTATCAAGGTGCATCTATCGCCATCCTTGAAACAACAACTTCAAGAACTTGCTAAAGAGCGCACTGTATCGCTTTCATCCTTAATGAGAATTATTGCCACAGAATATATCAAAGCGAAAAGGTAA
- a CDS encoding replication-relaxation family protein gives MDEKKRLSRQRRSNNPPNMRLTARDIEILKALAEYRILRQDQIQQLFFGSKSTAQYRLSHLYQHGFVQRHFLPVYAGWSPTLYTLDKRGIAVLKTEYGAIGISVWDSENGHEFLSHALAINDFRIAVTVACRQAGYTLLTWSSEADLKADYDRVTITDHKGKKQSVSLIPDSYFTLETPKGKTSFFLEMDMGTMTVGRFQTKIRAYLVYMQSGAYQTRYQSKSLRILTVTNSEARCKNLKTSAESIGGDRRFWFTTAEQVNTSILHSPHWHVAGSETHSLLVPT, from the coding sequence ATGGACGAGAAAAAACGGCTCAGTAGACAACGCCGAAGTAATAATCCGCCCAATATGCGCCTCACAGCACGAGATATTGAAATCTTGAAAGCATTAGCAGAGTACCGTATTCTCCGCCAAGATCAGATACAGCAACTTTTCTTTGGTTCAAAAAGCACGGCACAGTATCGTCTTTCGCATCTCTATCAACATGGGTTTGTACAACGTCATTTCCTGCCTGTGTATGCAGGATGGAGTCCGACGCTCTACACGCTAGATAAACGTGGAATTGCCGTGTTAAAGACCGAATATGGCGCTATTGGAATCTCAGTCTGGGATAGCGAGAATGGACATGAATTTCTGTCTCATGCGCTTGCTATCAATGACTTCCGTATTGCAGTGACAGTAGCGTGCAGACAGGCAGGCTACACACTTCTCACATGGAGTAGCGAAGCAGACCTCAAAGCAGACTATGATCGCGTGACCATCACCGACCACAAAGGAAAAAAGCAATCCGTTTCGCTTATTCCAGATAGCTACTTCACCCTAGAAACTCCCAAAGGGAAAACATCGTTTTTTCTTGAGATGGACATGGGAACAATGACTGTCGGGCGCTTTCAAACCAAGATACGCGCCTACCTTGTATATATGCAGAGTGGTGCGTATCAAACTCGGTATCAATCGAAGAGTCTACGAATATTGACGGTCACGAACAGCGAGGCTCGATGTAAAAATCTCAAGACATCGGCGGAGAGTATTGGAGGAGATAGGCGATTTTGGTTCACCACCGCAGAGCAGGTAAATACATCAATTCTTCACTCCCCTCACTGGCATGTGGCAGGAAGTGAAACACACTCTCTGCTCGTTCCAACTTGA
- a CDS encoding DUF87 domain-containing protein gives MHQIISGFNSLTFRIMATTDTMVWQVLDFDSGDAHALENAIRASYPEINVEVEEFGAGELPDEYPISRIVLKYQQMMETFLAPIVYANDITSPDPLSHIAEIMGNLRQGERIMYYLFVWGGAPEAYKQGEKHLTRNIYDGTLTGFVDPYRTDKYSGELSRVCRGKLSQRLYHASVFIQLDTPDPQRVNALLTIDNQMVSFDRPQFGALGWISDGQKIFTVTDHNAEWDTSALGQFATIVTKEDGLFRKNKLKEQIDLILEPRELASLWHLPHDEFTAPTIVWSYGNVRIPAVLRTKTEGVCVGVNRFAGRDEPIYIPDRSGHISIIGQSGVGKSNLMHHLIHQDIANGCGVVVIDPHGQLVSDTLRYSIPVHREKDVIVLDIADEAYPVPLNLLAVPAGMDRGNAAGQLMGVLDRLYDFNSTPTVADAMSASLVALLHDEQATIRDVGRLFRDESYRGRLMDKLTNVAALEFWERFTEQKSGRDQIIRPVLWRLRALYGNSFLYPILCHPDTLDLTSIVANNKILLVSLKADEARIPMREQHLLGLILLTQLQQTLMVRPKESEMFYLYVDEVQHFVTTTFETLLSEARKNKVSLTTANQYLKQLAGDMLDAIFGNVGTTIAFQTGLVDSKLIEPYFAPGFDAEHLMHLNKYEAAITTRYKSQSLTAFSMQTLAPLSGRISLSKAQEREQYLRALSRKHYIPKTRDEVLAWLASRYATATTPSGAVDDIVDFE, from the coding sequence ATGCATCAAATCATCTCAGGATTCAATTCCCTGACGTTCCGCATCATGGCAACCACTGACACGATGGTTTGGCAGGTGCTTGACTTCGACAGTGGAGATGCTCACGCGCTTGAAAACGCCATTCGCGCCAGCTATCCAGAAATCAACGTGGAAGTCGAGGAATTTGGAGCAGGTGAACTTCCTGACGAGTATCCGATTTCTCGCATCGTGTTGAAGTATCAGCAAATGATGGAGACCTTCCTTGCGCCCATTGTCTATGCCAATGACATCACCAGCCCCGATCCCCTCTCACATATCGCCGAAATTATGGGGAACTTGCGTCAGGGTGAGCGTATTATGTATTACCTGTTTGTCTGGGGCGGAGCGCCAGAAGCCTATAAACAAGGCGAGAAACACCTGACCCGCAATATCTATGATGGAACTCTCACTGGATTTGTTGACCCATACCGAACGGATAAATACTCAGGTGAGCTAAGTCGTGTGTGTCGCGGCAAACTCTCACAGCGCCTCTATCATGCTAGTGTTTTTATCCAACTCGATACTCCTGACCCACAGCGGGTCAACGCACTTCTGACCATCGACAACCAAATGGTCAGTTTTGACCGTCCTCAGTTTGGTGCATTGGGCTGGATTAGTGATGGGCAAAAAATATTTACTGTCACCGATCATAATGCCGAATGGGACACCAGCGCATTGGGACAATTTGCCACGATTGTCACCAAAGAAGATGGGTTGTTTCGCAAGAACAAGCTCAAGGAACAGATTGACCTTATTCTTGAGCCACGCGAACTAGCTTCACTCTGGCATCTTCCCCATGACGAATTCACCGCCCCCACGATTGTGTGGTCTTACGGCAATGTGCGTATTCCCGCTGTACTACGCACTAAAACTGAAGGGGTATGCGTTGGGGTGAATCGCTTTGCCGGACGCGACGAGCCAATCTACATTCCAGACCGAAGTGGACACATCTCGATCATCGGGCAATCTGGTGTTGGCAAGTCCAACCTCATGCACCATCTCATTCATCAGGACATTGCTAACGGATGTGGGGTTGTGGTCATTGACCCACATGGACAACTGGTCAGCGATACTTTGCGATACAGCATTCCTGTCCACCGCGAAAAGGATGTGATTGTTTTGGATATTGCAGATGAGGCATACCCCGTGCCACTCAACTTGCTGGCTGTTCCAGCAGGGATGGATCGAGGCAATGCCGCAGGGCAACTGATGGGTGTGCTTGATCGCCTGTATGACTTCAATAGCACACCAACAGTTGCTGACGCGATGTCCGCCAGCCTTGTTGCGCTTCTCCATGATGAGCAAGCAACCATTCGTGATGTGGGGCGTTTGTTTCGAGATGAGAGCTACCGGGGGCGATTGATGGATAAGCTCACCAACGTTGCAGCCCTTGAGTTCTGGGAACGCTTCACTGAGCAAAAATCTGGACGTGACCAAATCATTCGCCCTGTACTATGGCGCTTACGTGCGCTCTATGGGAACTCTTTTCTCTATCCAATCTTGTGTCATCCCGACACCCTTGATCTTACCTCCATCGTTGCCAACAACAAGATTTTGCTTGTGTCACTGAAGGCGGATGAGGCACGTATCCCGATGCGCGAACAACATCTTTTGGGCTTAATTCTCCTGACGCAGTTGCAACAAACCCTGATGGTGCGTCCGAAAGAAAGCGAGATGTTTTATCTCTACGTGGACGAAGTGCAACATTTCGTCACCACCACATTTGAAACATTGCTCTCAGAAGCACGCAAAAATAAGGTCTCTCTGACCACTGCCAATCAGTATTTGAAGCAGTTAGCAGGTGATATGCTAGACGCGATTTTTGGTAATGTCGGGACAACAATTGCATTCCAAACAGGGCTGGTAGACTCAAAGTTGATCGAGCCATACTTCGCACCCGGTTTTGATGCAGAACATCTGATGCACCTGAATAAGTACGAAGCTGCAATCACCACACGCTACAAAAGCCAGTCTTTGACCGCTTTCTCAATGCAGACGCTTGCCCCACTTTCTGGACGGATTTCGCTGTCGAAAGCGCAGGAACGGGAACAATATCTTCGCGCCCTTTCACGGAAACATTACATCCCTAAAACCCGTGACGAGGTGCTTGCATGGCTTGCCAGTCGGTACGCTACTGCCACCACTCCATCAGGGGCAGTGGACGACATCGTAGATTTTGAGTAG
- a CDS encoding helix-turn-helix domain-containing protein has protein sequence MVRKQIDPKKDVKAFLVRVGKNIREKREEFGLNQTDVAGFVGCDDTLVSKWERGKTLPRLSDIWQLCTLFQCSFDTLLGDETSHIPDASQIPYPRPLYVHTNALSHLKTPDTERDLKHGVELLEACLQGKTLEDLYALPGLEKYRANKDMVIAFLRAALLSGEITFTFVPRSSTLEARIAEQYPQLAGSVIVVDLPESMIGEALPPELIGWTAAHHVLSHIDKPSRVGFGNGYTLYRMCANTLPKAQQFSGTQWIPLITYRHDEEVTVNSANFLAAFMRHRHHNSAAAFLPYVPVEEQPISRQLEQMRRDWERLNVAFVSGYGWSKEDNTRVPTSYRGIYRMLESTREINRLAGEFLGYVLDTEGNIVGTDTLQAMSAATTRIPLEALQECIANTGKVYFVGGTAKKAPIVRVALMCGYVNGLITDSRLAKELLK, from the coding sequence ATGGTGAGAAAGCAGATTGATCCCAAAAAAGATGTTAAGGCGTTTCTGGTTCGTGTTGGAAAGAATATTCGAGAGAAACGTGAAGAATTTGGCTTGAATCAAACTGATGTGGCGGGGTTTGTCGGGTGTGACGATACGCTAGTCAGCAAATGGGAAAGGGGGAAAACACTTCCGCGACTGAGCGATATTTGGCAGTTGTGTACCCTCTTTCAGTGTTCGTTTGATACGTTGCTTGGAGATGAAACATCTCACATCCCTGACGCATCCCAGATACCGTACCCGCGTCCACTCTATGTCCATACCAATGCGCTTTCTCATCTGAAAACACCTGATACTGAACGCGATTTGAAGCATGGCGTGGAGTTGCTTGAAGCGTGCCTTCAAGGAAAAACTCTCGAAGACCTATACGCCCTACCAGGGCTTGAAAAGTATCGTGCGAACAAAGATATGGTTATTGCGTTTCTCCGCGCTGCGCTGCTTTCTGGCGAGATTACCTTTACCTTTGTGCCTCGCTCTTCAACGCTTGAAGCACGCATCGCAGAACAATATCCACAGCTTGCGGGGTCTGTCATTGTTGTTGATCTCCCTGAAAGCATGATTGGGGAAGCACTCCCGCCGGAATTGATTGGATGGACAGCCGCGCATCATGTCTTGTCGCATATCGACAAACCATCGCGGGTTGGATTTGGCAACGGCTATACACTCTATCGGATGTGTGCCAATACATTGCCTAAAGCCCAACAATTCAGTGGAACACAGTGGATACCACTAATTACCTATCGGCATGATGAAGAAGTAACCGTGAACTCAGCCAACTTTCTTGCTGCTTTTATGCGTCACCGTCACCATAACTCCGCTGCCGCATTTCTTCCCTATGTACCCGTTGAGGAGCAACCAATATCTCGACAGCTTGAACAGATGCGACGGGACTGGGAACGATTAAATGTTGCGTTTGTCAGTGGATATGGATGGAGCAAAGAAGATAATACTCGTGTTCCCACAAGCTATCGAGGTATCTACAGAATGCTCGAAAGCACGAGAGAGATTAATCGACTTGCGGGAGAATTTTTAGGCTATGTGCTTGACACTGAGGGGAATATTGTAGGCACTGATACGCTTCAGGCGATGAGTGCAGCGACAACACGTATTCCGCTCGAAGCACTCCAAGAGTGTATTGCAAACACCGGAAAAGTCTATTTTGTTGGTGGAACTGCCAAGAAAGCCCCGATTGTCCGTGTTGCCCTGATGTGCGGGTATGTCAACGGATTAATCACCGATAGCCGCCTTGCTAAAGAATTGCTGAAATAA